A genome region from Geobacter pickeringii includes the following:
- a CDS encoding YggS family pyridoxal phosphate-dependent enzyme: protein MSIADNLAIIREKIAAAARRAGRDPAEVRLVAVSKTKPAEAVDEAARAGQRLFGENYVQEFTAKAPAVREAVEWHFIGHLQSNKVKSLAGLVSMIHSVDRLSLAEEIDRQWGRLGAVCDILVQVNIAGEATKSGTSAAELVALVRAVAALPHLRVQGLMTMPPFFDDPEGARPYFRQLKRLAGIVAAEGIPNVAMAELSMGMSGDFEAAVEEGATLVRVGTALFGEREYRL from the coding sequence ATGTCCATCGCTGACAACCTTGCAATAATCCGTGAAAAGATCGCTGCCGCGGCACGGCGTGCCGGCCGCGATCCGGCGGAGGTGCGGCTGGTGGCGGTCTCCAAGACCAAGCCGGCCGAGGCTGTGGATGAGGCGGCCCGGGCCGGCCAGCGGCTCTTCGGCGAGAACTACGTGCAGGAGTTCACCGCCAAGGCTCCCGCGGTGCGCGAAGCGGTGGAGTGGCACTTCATCGGCCACCTCCAGTCCAACAAGGTCAAATCCCTGGCGGGGCTCGTCTCGATGATCCATTCGGTGGACCGCCTCTCCCTGGCCGAGGAGATCGACCGCCAGTGGGGGAGGCTCGGCGCGGTCTGCGACATCCTCGTCCAGGTCAACATCGCCGGAGAGGCGACCAAGTCGGGCACCTCGGCCGCCGAACTCGTGGCGCTCGTCCGTGCGGTGGCGGCGCTCCCCCACCTGCGTGTCCAGGGGCTCATGACCATGCCCCCCTTCTTCGACGACCCGGAGGGCGCCCGTCCCTACTTCCGCCAGCTGAAGCGCCTCGCCGGCATCGTTGCCGCCGAAGGGATCCCCAACGTCGCCATGGCCGAGCTCTCCATGGGGATGTCAGGAGACTTCGAGGCGGCGGTCGAGGAGGGGGCGACCCTGGTCAGGGTCGGCACCGCCCTCTTCGGCGAGCGGGAGTACCGGCTCTAG
- the trmFO gene encoding methylenetetrahydrofolate--tRNA-(uracil(54)-C(5))-methyltransferase (FADH(2)-oxidizing) TrmFO, translated as MTAAITIIGGGLAGCEAAWQAAQRGVRVTLHEMKPEAYSPAHTLPGLAELVCSNSLRGESLENAVGLLKEELRRTGSLFMAAADATRVPAGGALAVDRELFSAFVTARIEEHPLIDLVRGEVADLPPEGIVVVASGPLTSDLLAGRLRELTGPNLYFYDAIAPIVTAESLDMAKVFRASRYGKGEGDDYLNSPFDEGEYERFVDEILAAEKVPAREFEKVVHFEGCMPVEEMAERGRETLRFGPMKPVGLVDPRSGQEPHAVVQLRAENREGTLFNLVGFQTKLTWPEQRRIFRMIPGLENAEFVRLGSMHRNTFINAPALLAPTFQFRSRPRIFFAGQITGVEGYVESAGSGFLAGINAARLARGEEPLVPPPATALGALVAHITTAPAKHFQPMNVNYGLFPPLEGKVKKKERRGKLAERALADLVRWIEIM; from the coding sequence GTGACGGCGGCCATCACCATCATCGGCGGCGGCCTTGCCGGCTGCGAGGCGGCGTGGCAGGCGGCGCAGCGCGGCGTCAGGGTCACGCTCCACGAGATGAAGCCAGAGGCGTACTCCCCGGCCCATACCCTGCCGGGGCTGGCGGAGCTCGTCTGCTCCAACTCGCTGCGGGGGGAGTCGCTGGAGAACGCCGTGGGGCTCCTCAAGGAAGAGCTGCGCCGGACGGGATCACTCTTCATGGCGGCGGCCGATGCCACCCGCGTCCCGGCCGGTGGTGCGCTGGCGGTGGACCGGGAGCTCTTTTCGGCCTTCGTCACCGCGCGGATCGAAGAGCACCCCCTCATCGACCTGGTGCGGGGCGAGGTGGCGGACCTGCCGCCGGAGGGGATCGTCGTCGTCGCCTCGGGCCCCCTCACGAGCGACCTCCTTGCCGGCCGGCTCCGGGAGCTGACCGGGCCGAACCTCTATTTCTACGACGCCATCGCCCCCATCGTCACCGCCGAATCCCTCGACATGGCGAAGGTCTTCCGGGCCTCCCGCTACGGCAAGGGGGAGGGGGACGACTACCTCAACTCCCCCTTCGACGAGGGGGAGTACGAACGGTTCGTCGACGAAATCCTCGCCGCCGAGAAGGTGCCGGCGCGGGAGTTCGAGAAAGTGGTACACTTCGAGGGGTGCATGCCGGTGGAGGAGATGGCCGAGCGGGGGAGAGAGACGCTCCGCTTCGGACCGATGAAACCGGTGGGGCTCGTCGATCCCCGCAGCGGGCAGGAACCCCATGCGGTGGTCCAGCTGCGGGCGGAGAACCGGGAAGGGACCCTCTTCAATCTGGTCGGCTTCCAGACGAAGCTCACCTGGCCCGAGCAGCGGCGCATCTTCCGGATGATTCCGGGACTGGAGAACGCCGAGTTCGTCCGGCTCGGCTCCATGCACCGCAACACCTTCATCAACGCCCCGGCGCTGCTGGCGCCGACCTTCCAGTTCAGGAGCCGGCCGCGGATCTTCTTCGCCGGCCAGATCACCGGGGTGGAGGGATACGTGGAGTCGGCGGGGAGCGGCTTTCTCGCCGGGATCAACGCGGCGCGGCTCGCCCGGGGGGAGGAGCCTCTGGTGCCGCCGCCGGCCACGGCCCTGGGCGCCCTGGTGGCCCATATCACCACGGCGCCGGCAAAGCACTTCCAGCCGATGAACGTGAACTACGGCCTCTTCCCCCCACTGGAAGGGAAAGTGAAGAAGAAGGAGCGTCGGGGAAAGCTTGCGGAGCGTGCCCTGGCTGACCTGGTGCGTTGGATCGAAATAATGTAG
- the topA gene encoding type I DNA topoisomerase, with the protein MPQHLVIVESPAKAKTIEKFLGKDYRVMASYGHVRALPSKQGSVDVAHDFEPKYAVLLESKRHIDAIKKELKESDVLLLATDPDREGEAISWHLLAALGMDKKKSLPVKRVVFHEITRDAIVHAVENPRDISLELVDAQQARSILDYLVGFNLSPFLWKKIRYGLSAGRVQSVALRLICEREKEIKAFQEQEYWTIGAELATGKGQKFTASLVEAEGKKLGKFDIPDDKAADRLVKALENVSYTVDKVTKSERKRTPAPPFTTSTLQQEAARKLGFSAKKTMSTAQKLYEGVAVGDEGLVGLITYMRTDSVVLSNQALQEAHEVITSLYGKEYALAKPRFYKNKAKNAQEAHEAVRPTSVARTPAEVKKYLSSDQFKLYDLIWKRTVACQMAEALLDQTSVDIGAGKGYRFRAAGTVIRFPGFMKLYIEGVDDQTEEKEGTLPPLSEGEAVKLQKLLPEQHFTQPPPRYTEASLVKTLEEYGIGRPSTYASIMNTLLERKYARLDSKRFIPEDVGMVVNELLTNHFTQYVDYNFTASLEEELDRVSRGEKQWKPLLHEFWGPFHSLLKQKEGEVSKADLTTEATDEACPDCGKPLVVKLGKRGKFIACSGYQEGCTYTRNISQGEQQEPAEPVFSEEKCEKCGSPMLVKDGRFGKYLACSAYPACKNIQPLVKPKGTGHTCPECKEGELTEKKSRYGKMFYSCNRYPQCKFALWDPPQPGPCPKCGFPLLVKKVYKREGEFLKCPKEGCDYKLGGKEK; encoded by the coding sequence ATGCCCCAACACCTCGTCATCGTAGAATCGCCCGCCAAGGCCAAGACCATTGAGAAGTTCCTCGGGAAGGACTACCGGGTGATGGCTTCCTACGGACACGTGCGCGCCCTGCCGAGCAAGCAGGGGTCCGTGGACGTGGCCCACGACTTCGAACCCAAGTACGCCGTTCTCCTCGAGAGCAAGCGCCACATCGACGCCATCAAGAAGGAGCTCAAGGAGAGCGACGTCCTGCTGCTGGCCACCGACCCCGACCGCGAAGGGGAGGCGATCTCCTGGCATCTCCTGGCCGCCCTCGGCATGGACAAGAAAAAGTCGCTGCCGGTGAAGCGGGTGGTGTTCCACGAGATCACCAGGGACGCCATCGTCCACGCCGTGGAGAACCCCCGGGACATCTCCCTGGAACTGGTGGACGCCCAGCAGGCCCGCTCCATCCTCGACTATCTCGTCGGCTTCAACCTCTCCCCCTTCCTCTGGAAGAAGATCCGCTACGGCCTCTCCGCCGGTCGGGTCCAGTCGGTGGCCCTGCGCCTCATCTGCGAGCGGGAGAAGGAGATCAAGGCGTTCCAGGAGCAGGAGTACTGGACCATCGGCGCGGAGCTCGCCACCGGCAAGGGACAGAAGTTTACCGCCAGCCTGGTGGAGGCCGAGGGGAAGAAGCTCGGCAAGTTCGACATCCCCGACGACAAGGCGGCCGACAGGCTTGTGAAGGCCCTGGAGAACGTCTCCTACACCGTCGACAAGGTGACGAAGAGCGAGCGCAAGCGGACGCCGGCGCCGCCGTTCACCACCTCCACCCTCCAGCAGGAGGCGGCGCGCAAGCTGGGCTTTTCGGCCAAGAAGACCATGTCCACGGCCCAGAAGCTCTACGAGGGGGTCGCCGTCGGCGACGAGGGGCTCGTCGGCCTCATCACCTACATGCGTACCGACAGCGTGGTCCTCTCCAACCAGGCGCTCCAGGAGGCCCACGAGGTCATCACCTCCCTCTACGGGAAGGAGTACGCCCTCGCCAAGCCCCGCTTCTACAAGAACAAGGCGAAGAACGCCCAGGAGGCCCACGAGGCGGTCCGCCCCACCTCCGTGGCCCGCACGCCGGCCGAGGTGAAGAAGTATCTCTCCTCCGACCAGTTCAAGCTCTACGATCTCATCTGGAAGCGGACCGTCGCCTGCCAGATGGCCGAGGCACTTCTGGACCAGACCTCCGTCGATATCGGGGCAGGTAAGGGGTACCGCTTCCGGGCCGCCGGCACCGTGATCCGCTTCCCCGGCTTCATGAAGCTCTACATCGAAGGGGTCGACGACCAGACCGAGGAGAAGGAGGGGACCCTTCCGCCGCTCTCCGAAGGGGAGGCCGTGAAGCTCCAGAAGCTCCTCCCGGAGCAGCACTTCACCCAGCCGCCGCCGCGCTACACCGAGGCGAGCCTCGTGAAGACCCTGGAGGAGTACGGCATCGGGCGCCCCTCCACCTACGCCTCCATCATGAACACGCTGCTGGAGCGGAAATACGCCCGGCTCGACAGCAAACGCTTCATCCCCGAGGACGTGGGGATGGTGGTGAACGAGCTCCTCACCAACCACTTCACCCAGTACGTGGACTACAACTTCACCGCCAGCCTCGAAGAGGAGCTGGACCGGGTCTCCCGGGGAGAGAAGCAGTGGAAGCCGCTGCTGCACGAGTTCTGGGGGCCGTTCCACTCGCTCCTGAAGCAGAAGGAGGGGGAGGTCAGCAAGGCGGACCTCACCACCGAGGCGACGGACGAGGCGTGCCCCGACTGCGGCAAGCCGCTGGTGGTGAAGCTCGGCAAGCGGGGGAAGTTCATCGCCTGCTCCGGCTACCAGGAAGGGTGCACCTACACCCGCAACATCTCCCAGGGGGAGCAGCAGGAGCCGGCCGAGCCGGTCTTCTCCGAGGAGAAGTGTGAGAAGTGCGGCAGCCCCATGCTGGTCAAGGACGGCCGCTTCGGCAAGTACCTCGCCTGCTCTGCCTATCCGGCCTGCAAGAACATCCAGCCTCTGGTGAAGCCCAAGGGGACCGGCCACACCTGCCCCGAATGCAAGGAAGGGGAGTTGACCGAGAAGAAGTCCCGCTACGGCAAGATGTTCTACTCCTGCAACCGCTATCCCCAGTGCAAATTCGCCCTCTGGGATCCCCCCCAGCCGGGGCCGTGCCCCAAATGCGGCTTCCCGCTCCTGGTGAAGAAGGTCTACAAGCGGGAAGGGGAGTTCCTCAAGTGCCCCAAGGAAGGGTGCGATTACAAGCTGGGCGGCAAAGAGAAGTAG
- a CDS encoding undecaprenyl-diphosphatase, whose product MESINVHLFHALNAGAGLAGLPLALATFLAEYLIGIVPLLLVLLWFRNRSETERTRLLHAFFSALLAVGINQVIGLFYQHPRPFTAGLGHTYLHHAADSSFPSDHVTVIGAVGLALLLNRTTRRAGGLLALVALPVAWARVYLGVHFPFDMIGALGTATVAVVLIRLAAHPVDAVGSRPLLKFYTSIVPARFH is encoded by the coding sequence ATGGAATCGATAAACGTTCATCTTTTTCACGCGCTCAATGCCGGCGCCGGCCTTGCCGGCCTTCCCCTGGCGCTCGCGACCTTTCTCGCCGAGTACCTGATCGGGATCGTGCCGCTGCTGCTGGTACTCCTCTGGTTCCGCAACCGTTCGGAAACGGAGCGCACGCGGCTTCTCCATGCCTTCTTCTCGGCGCTGCTCGCCGTGGGGATCAATCAGGTGATCGGCCTCTTCTACCAGCATCCCCGGCCGTTCACGGCGGGGCTCGGGCACACCTACCTCCACCACGCCGCCGACAGCTCCTTCCCGAGCGACCACGTGACGGTCATCGGTGCCGTGGGACTTGCACTGCTCCTCAACCGCACGACCCGCCGGGCCGGAGGACTCCTGGCGCTGGTTGCACTGCCGGTGGCCTGGGCACGGGTCTACCTCGGGGTACACTTCCCCTTCGACATGATAGGCGCACTGGGGACGGCCACCGTTGCCGTCGTCCTCATCAGGCTCGCGGCACACCCCGTCGACGCCGTGGGAAGCCGTCCCCTGCTGAAATTCTACACCTCGATTGTCCCGGCCCGCTTCCACTGA
- a CDS encoding YkvA family protein — MALITTMKKQAQRLKAETFTLYLAARHPATPRLAKLLIACVVAYAFSPIDLIPDFVPVIGYLDDLVIVPLGIALAIKLVPPEVLADCRLKARESMLHARPVSRIAGAVIILVWIATAALCIRLIVR, encoded by the coding sequence ATGGCACTGATCACCACAATGAAAAAGCAGGCGCAGCGCCTCAAGGCTGAAACGTTCACCCTCTATCTCGCGGCACGTCATCCCGCAACGCCCCGGCTCGCGAAACTGCTCATTGCCTGCGTCGTGGCGTATGCATTCAGCCCCATCGATCTGATTCCGGACTTCGTGCCGGTTATAGGGTACCTGGATGATCTTGTCATTGTCCCCCTCGGCATAGCGCTGGCCATCAAGCTGGTCCCCCCCGAGGTCTTGGCCGACTGCCGGTTAAAAGCCCGGGAGTCGATGCTCCATGCCCGACCCGTAAGCCGGATTGCGGGAGCGGTCATCATCCTTGTCTGGATAGCGACGGCAGCCCTCTGCATCCGGCTGATTGTCCGGTAA
- a CDS encoding ATP-binding protein: MNSISRRLLTYLFCGLTVAGILAGSATYHKAREEIDELFDYQLAQVAHAFSRHESMAPLPSSGINYEEEAELAVQVWENGSLSSATPPGRALPPQREGLKTVYWGGRHWRVFVLRTDARTIQVSQPIKARREISVIFALRSIVPLLVTFPFLALFTWLCVGKGLHPLTRVAEEISRRSPTALEPIPADDLPAEVLPLVNRLNLLLGRVAHTIEAQRRFVADAAHELRTPLAAVGLQQRVLERSGSDAERSEALVRLKGGIDRATRLVGQLLALARIEPEAPPRFSPVALDTLTTEIVAERARIAAEKGVDLGMTACEAVTVTGEEEALQAMVGNLVDNAVRHTPPGGTIDVAVRHGEKRAVIEVVDSGPGIPPAERERVFDRFYRRGKDFSGSGLGLAIVKSAVERHNGTITLGEGNDGTGLRATVVIPLHDDLI, translated from the coding sequence GTGAACTCCATCAGCCGGAGACTCCTCACGTATCTGTTCTGCGGGCTCACCGTCGCCGGCATCCTGGCCGGCAGTGCCACCTATCACAAGGCGCGGGAAGAGATTGACGAACTGTTCGACTACCAGCTCGCCCAGGTCGCCCATGCGTTCTCACGCCATGAGAGCATGGCGCCGCTCCCCTCGTCGGGGATCAACTATGAAGAAGAGGCCGAACTCGCGGTACAGGTCTGGGAAAATGGCTCCCTCTCCTCCGCCACCCCTCCGGGAAGGGCTCTCCCCCCCCAGCGGGAAGGGCTCAAGACCGTCTACTGGGGGGGAAGGCACTGGCGGGTCTTCGTCCTTCGGACCGATGCGCGCACCATCCAGGTCTCACAGCCGATCAAGGCCCGGCGCGAGATAAGCGTCATTTTTGCCCTCCGGTCGATCGTCCCCCTGCTGGTGACGTTTCCTTTTCTGGCCCTGTTCACCTGGCTCTGCGTGGGGAAGGGATTGCATCCCCTCACCCGGGTTGCCGAGGAGATATCCCGCCGGTCCCCCACGGCGCTTGAGCCGATCCCGGCGGACGATCTCCCCGCCGAGGTCCTTCCCCTCGTCAACCGCCTCAATCTCCTCCTGGGGAGAGTGGCCCACACCATCGAGGCGCAGAGGCGATTCGTTGCGGATGCGGCCCACGAGCTCCGGACCCCCCTGGCAGCAGTCGGGCTCCAGCAGCGCGTCCTTGAGCGAAGCGGCAGCGACGCGGAACGGTCCGAGGCGCTGGTGCGTCTGAAGGGAGGAATCGACCGCGCTACCCGGCTTGTCGGTCAGCTTCTCGCCCTGGCCCGAATCGAGCCCGAGGCGCCACCGCGGTTTTCTCCCGTGGCGCTCGACACCCTGACAACGGAGATCGTTGCCGAACGGGCCCGTATCGCCGCGGAAAAGGGGGTCGATCTCGGGATGACCGCCTGCGAAGCGGTGACCGTCACCGGAGAGGAGGAGGCGCTCCAGGCGATGGTCGGCAACCTGGTGGACAACGCCGTCCGCCACACTCCGCCGGGAGGAACCATCGATGTGGCGGTGCGCCACGGGGAGAAGAGGGCCGTCATCGAGGTCGTCGACAGCGGCCCCGGCATCCCCCCGGCCGAGCGGGAGCGGGTGTTCGACCGGTTTTACCGGCGCGGAAAGGATTTCTCCGGGAGCGGCCTCGGCCTTGCCATCGTCAAGTCGGCCGTCGAGCGGCACAACGGGACCATAACGCTTGGCGAGGGAAATGACGGCACAGGCCTCAGGGCAACCGTCGTCATCCCTCTCCACGACGACCTCATCTAG
- a CDS encoding Maf family nucleotide pyrophosphatase, whose amino-acid sequence MGGSGRIVLASASPRRLELLASAGVEFDVFASDIPEEAMAGESPEDFSLRLARDKAVAAAARTEGRWFIGADTIVVCDGEIMGKPADEADAVRMLRKLSGVAHAVITAYAIYDKARDGLLCKAVATKVFFKPLRDEEIAAYVATGCPMDKAGAYAIQGGAAHMVARIDGSYTNVVGLPLCEVVEDLRKLGAL is encoded by the coding sequence ATGGGAGGTAGCGGCAGGATCGTGCTGGCGTCGGCATCGCCCCGGCGGCTGGAGCTCCTCGCCTCGGCGGGGGTGGAGTTCGACGTCTTTGCCAGCGACATCCCCGAGGAGGCGATGGCGGGGGAGTCGCCGGAGGACTTCTCCCTGCGCCTGGCACGGGACAAGGCGGTGGCCGCGGCGGCGCGCACCGAGGGGCGCTGGTTCATCGGCGCCGATACGATCGTCGTCTGCGACGGCGAGATCATGGGGAAACCGGCCGACGAGGCCGATGCCGTGCGGATGCTCAGGAAGCTCTCCGGGGTTGCGCACGCGGTGATCACCGCCTACGCCATCTACGACAAGGCACGGGACGGCCTCCTCTGCAAGGCGGTGGCGACGAAGGTTTTTTTCAAGCCGCTGCGGGACGAGGAGATCGCCGCCTACGTCGCCACCGGCTGTCCCATGGACAAGGCCGGCGCCTATGCCATCCAGGGGGGGGCGGCGCACATGGTGGCGCGCATCGACGGTTCCTACACCAACGTGGTGGGGCTCCCCCTCTGCGAGGTGGTGGAGGATCTGCGGAAACTGGGAGCGCTCTGA
- a CDS encoding LysM peptidoglycan-binding domain-containing protein — MKRVFSIGCMLLAGALLTVGIARAASEEPTIYVIQKGDTLWGLSDRFLKDPYYWPNLWARNPAIGNPHLIYPGQRVRVYPDRIEIEPHASAAPGALRPSEEPAAERSFLVSGSEGFLMEKGVTPAGKIISTNQNRQIVGDDDIVYTDIGTANGAKVGDRFSVYKKLDPVSHPVTNVIIGEKVVPLGTLQITEVEEKVSKAIVTRSYQELGPGSFLLPFQEKRRQVPLKAAAKDLSGWIVETQSGHQAIGEGDIAFIDLGKSQGVEPGHLLYVLRDVVPDQQYTDISIEKLPPEVIGALVVVRAGEATSTVLVVKSIDTIYRGDRVELKKSK, encoded by the coding sequence ATGAAAAGAGTGTTCTCAATCGGCTGCATGCTCCTCGCCGGAGCGCTTCTCACCGTCGGCATCGCCCGCGCCGCGTCTGAGGAGCCGACAATCTACGTCATCCAGAAGGGGGATACCCTCTGGGGGCTTTCGGACCGCTTCCTGAAGGATCCCTACTACTGGCCCAACCTCTGGGCACGAAACCCTGCCATCGGCAATCCCCACCTGATCTATCCGGGGCAGCGGGTCCGGGTCTACCCCGACCGGATCGAGATCGAGCCCCATGCCTCGGCAGCCCCCGGCGCTCTGCGCCCCTCCGAGGAGCCCGCCGCCGAGCGGAGCTTCCTCGTCAGCGGCAGCGAGGGGTTCCTCATGGAGAAGGGGGTGACGCCCGCCGGCAAGATCATCTCCACCAACCAGAACCGGCAGATCGTGGGTGACGACGACATCGTCTACACCGACATCGGCACGGCCAACGGCGCCAAGGTGGGGGACCGGTTCTCCGTCTACAAGAAGCTCGATCCGGTGAGCCATCCGGTCACCAACGTCATCATCGGCGAGAAGGTGGTTCCCCTCGGCACCCTGCAAATCACCGAGGTGGAGGAGAAGGTCTCCAAGGCGATCGTCACCAGGTCATACCAGGAGCTCGGCCCGGGCTCGTTCCTTCTTCCGTTCCAGGAGAAGCGGCGGCAGGTCCCCCTCAAGGCTGCCGCGAAGGACCTGTCGGGGTGGATCGTCGAGACCCAGAGCGGCCACCAGGCCATCGGCGAAGGTGATATCGCCTTCATCGACCTCGGGAAGAGCCAGGGGGTGGAGCCGGGGCACCTCCTCTATGTCCTGCGCGATGTGGTCCCCGATCAGCAGTATACCGACATCTCCATCGAGAAGCTCCCCCCCGAGGTGATCGGCGCCCTGGTGGTGGTGCGGGCAGGTGAGGCCACTTCCACCGTCCTCGTGGTCAAGAGCATCGACACCATCTACCGGGGTGACCGGGTCGAGTTGAAAAAGAGCAAATAG
- a CDS encoding response regulator, with amino-acid sequence MRILLVEDDPMLGDALRRSLKQEGITTDWVQDAEEAELALATGEYFLLLLDLGLPGKGGLELLAELRKSANPVPVIILTARDAVSDRIRGLDSGADDYLVKPFDPDELAARIRAIQRRQTGRAAPLIEHGPLVLNPATRVLVCRGEPVCLSAREYVILAALMERPGALLSRAALEERLYGWGEEVESNAVEVHIHNLRKKIGAEQIRTVRGVGYMLAAP; translated from the coding sequence ATGCGCATACTGCTCGTAGAAGACGACCCGATGCTCGGCGATGCCCTCCGGCGTTCCCTGAAACAGGAGGGGATCACCACCGACTGGGTGCAGGACGCCGAAGAGGCTGAACTGGCCCTTGCCACGGGGGAGTACTTCCTGCTCCTCCTCGATCTGGGCCTTCCCGGCAAGGGGGGACTGGAACTGCTGGCAGAGCTGCGAAAGAGCGCCAATCCCGTGCCGGTCATCATTCTGACTGCCCGCGATGCGGTCTCGGACCGGATCAGGGGGCTCGACTCCGGTGCCGACGATTATCTGGTGAAACCGTTCGACCCGGACGAGCTCGCGGCCCGGATACGGGCGATTCAGCGGCGACAGACGGGGCGCGCCGCGCCGCTCATCGAGCACGGTCCCCTCGTCCTCAACCCCGCCACCCGGGTCCTTGTCTGCCGTGGTGAACCGGTATGTCTCTCGGCACGGGAGTATGTGATTCTGGCTGCCCTCATGGAACGCCCCGGGGCCCTTCTCTCCCGGGCGGCGCTGGAGGAGCGGCTGTACGGATGGGGAGAGGAAGTGGAGAGTAACGCCGTGGAGGTCCACATCCACAACCTGCGGAAGAAGATCGGGGCCGAGCAGATCCGCACCGTCCGTGGGGTCGGCTACATGCTGGCGGCGCCGTGA
- the dprA gene encoding DNA-processing protein DprA produces MDHFHWFALRSVPLVGNVLFRRLLERFGSPEAVLRASDAELRAVTGVSAAVVASLRGHDPRPFAEAESLAVRRAGVRIVTVLDDEYPPLLREIADPPPYLYVKGSLAGIGRAVAVVGSRRASAYGRGVTERLAEDLARSGVTVVSGMARGVDTAAHAGALRGEGRTIAVLGCGVDVVYPPENRTLFRDVAERGALVSEFPLGTEPLAGNFPRRNRIISGIAHGVLVVEAAERSGSLITARIALDQGRDVYAVPGNITSGGSRGTNHLIRQGAKLVETVDDILEELPGASAPRRCPVPAAPQLPPDEATLCALLGAEPLHIDEIVAKSALTVGELSAMLLRLELKGAVTQLPGKYFCTN; encoded by the coding sequence ATGGATCATTTTCACTGGTTTGCCCTCAGATCGGTTCCCCTGGTGGGGAACGTCCTCTTCCGGCGGCTGCTGGAGCGGTTCGGTTCTCCCGAGGCGGTGCTCCGGGCTTCGGATGCCGAACTCCGTGCCGTCACCGGGGTGAGCGCGGCGGTGGTCGCCTCGCTGCGGGGGCATGATCCGCGCCCCTTCGCCGAAGCCGAGTCCCTGGCGGTCCGCCGGGCCGGCGTGCGGATCGTCACCGTCCTGGACGACGAGTACCCACCCTTGCTCCGGGAGATCGCCGATCCTCCCCCCTATCTCTACGTGAAGGGCTCCCTCGCCGGCATCGGCAGGGCCGTGGCGGTAGTCGGCTCCCGTCGCGCGTCGGCCTACGGGCGGGGAGTGACGGAGCGGCTTGCGGAGGATCTCGCCCGCAGCGGAGTGACGGTGGTGTCGGGGATGGCCCGCGGCGTCGATACCGCCGCCCACGCCGGTGCCCTCAGGGGGGAGGGGCGGACCATCGCCGTCCTCGGCTGTGGTGTGGACGTCGTCTATCCGCCGGAAAACCGCACTCTCTTCCGCGACGTTGCCGAGCGAGGGGCGCTGGTTTCCGAGTTTCCCCTGGGGACGGAACCCCTCGCCGGGAACTTCCCCCGCCGCAACCGGATCATCAGCGGCATTGCCCACGGCGTGCTGGTGGTGGAGGCGGCGGAGCGGAGCGGTTCCCTCATCACGGCCCGGATCGCCCTCGACCAGGGGCGGGATGTCTACGCCGTCCCGGGCAATATCACGAGTGGCGGGAGCCGCGGGACCAATCACCTCATCCGCCAGGGGGCGAAGCTGGTGGAGACGGTGGACGACATCCTGGAGGAGCTTCCCGGCGCCTCCGCCCCCCGCCGGTGCCCCGTTCCCGCCGCGCCGCAGCTCCCCCCCGACGAGGCGACGCTCTGCGCACTCCTCGGGGCCGAACCGCTCCATATCGACGAGATCGTTGCCAAAAGCGCGTTGACAGTGGGGGAGCTTTCGGCTATGTTGTTGCGCCTGGAACTCAAGGGAGCCGTAACCCAGCTTCCCGGCAAGTATTTTTGCACAAACTGA